A stretch of DNA from Paenibacillus albus:
TATTACCTTGTTTTTGCAATGATGATTTATTGAGCTTCCTGGCATGCAAATAATATCATATCGGGTTTAAGTGTGATGATTTGATCAAACTTTATAATTGTGTGGTCTGCATTTTTAACGAATTCGAAATTCATTTTCTCGCCATTGAGGTGCACTTGTTCAATTGGCTTGATATTTAGAACGAGTGTTTGAAAGCTTATTTCGCCGACCGTACACTGGAGTTCGAAAGTATCCGGCTTCTTTATGAACCGCCCGTACCCGGTAGGAGCAAACCAAGGCGCTTGAATGCTCTCTGCCGGAGGGACAAACGAAACCGTGCTTCTAGGAACGTCCAATTTAAAGCCTGCTGCGGATAATAGAATGGCCCATCCCGCCATGGCTCGGTAATAATGATCGCCGCATTCTTCGTGATTAAATATTCTTCCCGCATGAAAATATCTTTGATCCACATTTTGGGATAACTCAATAGCCTCATCAACATATCCATATTCCATTAAGGCCGAAACAAAAGAGAACTCAATACCCGACCAATTGGCCTCTGCCTGAACATTGCGATGGGTATATAACGTTGGTTTGGCTTGCTTCGGATATACTGCATTTATAAGACCCGTTTCTGTGTGGTAATTATGCTTAAATATAGCTTTCAGTGCCTGTTGAGTGAGATGCTCCGGAATGAAATTTCCTAATCCAATCAATTGCGCGTACCACTGGCCGTCTATTTGATCCGCCATGCAGCACTCATCTCTTACTTCTCCGTCCACCCACAAGCTGAAATACTCGTCATTCCACAGCTTGCGTTCAAAATTCTGTTTGCCGATCTCCAACATGTTCTGCCATTTGCTCTTAAGCTGCTGTTCCCCTAAATCATCTGCCAGACGAGCTGCCGCAAGCAACGCCGCAAGCCACAGACTGCATATATAAGACGGCGTTCCTCTGAAATGCCATGCATCATACGTATTGCTTCCAGTCTCCGTATCTGGCAAACAGTCTCCGTCGAGATCTAATTTCTCAATGCTATCCATAGCCATTACGATGGAATCCCAAAGTCTTCTCACATATTCAATATCGCCGGTCCAAAGATAATCGCGGCAAACGAGTAATACGTATTGCGGATTCATGTCCACGCGATCAAAACCGTTATCTACTGAGCAAAAATCGGGAGTAAAGAAGTGATGGACTCTCCCGTCTTCTCTTTGAAACTTTGCCCCCAGCTCCATCTGGCCTAGCTGTAGGTCGGGAAATAGCGCCAATAGATTGAACGATCCCTGGTAAGTAATATCCATCGTATGAAATCCGCAGCTTCCATAGCCTTCCCAGATGGCAAAATCCCCTTGTTTGGACCACCACGAGCATTTAGTCACTGTATTTAATTGATTCGTCCAATTATTCACGAAAGAATGATGAGTATCGGAAGATGTTAATTCGTTAGCGAATCTTCTTACCTGGTGCAAAATATCGCTAGAATTGGCGCTCATATAATCGTTAACTTCTTTGGCATCCTGGAACCAATTCGTATACATATGCCCGACAAAGCTGCCATGATCGCTAAAGTGATTCGGGAAGTACCAGGAGACGATAAACGAAACTTCCTTTCTCTCTCCTGGTCTTAGCGTAATATTAGAGCAGAGTGCGGCATCTCCCCAAGCTTCATACCCTTCCGCATCATTGCGTATAGTGTTCATTTGTTTTCTAATGACGCGAATAAATTTCATTTTCCCAACTCTATCGGCCAATAGCGCTTGATCGATCTCCATTATGCGTTGGTAAGGAGGTTTTGAGCTAGCGATTTCAAGGACTTGCGACAGAAGCTCTTCGATTTGCAGGTCGTTTAATCGATCCAGTTCGTCATCCGATAGATCGGCGATATGACTAGGAAATGTTTCGCTCCCTAAATTCGGAAGTTTGCCCGTCTCTCTAAAGTCAAACAAGTACGATTGCTCCGTAACGCCAAAGTCGCCCCCAAGCACAAAATTAGCAAAGTAGCTTGCAAAATCACCTTGAATATAGCTGGTTTCTCCACCGTCTACGGAAAAGCAGATACTCCCGTTTTGTTGTTGAGAACCGTTGGAATCGCTGCTCATTGTGATGGAAATACGATCGTCGCTTTTGTGAAGGCGATTTCTTAGTTCGCGGTTATTTAGACCTCTATTAATTGGGTTTTTCAGTTTTCCTAGCAAAGATACTTCGACATCTTCGTCGGTGATATTTTCAATCGAAAAGGTCGCATAGAAGCCCGGAGTTCCGCTTACACGAGAATTTAAAGGAACGAAGGGTGAAGTGAATTCCGATCGGATTGTAACGGGAAGACTTTCATCCAAGTAACTTAGTTCACTGATTGGAAAAGAGGCATGATAACGTATTTCTTTGACCTCTTTGTGCCAGGAATACATCATCGAGCGAAACTCTCCAGCATCCGTATCATGGCTTAGTTTTCTGAATTTCGGTATATCCGTCCCTTGCTTGGTTCGAATATAGAAGGGCATCACGTTGGTGTCATAATCGTAAAGGTTTTCTAGCTGGTACTTTTTCGCCTCGCGGGATGCCCATTGCCCAAGGTTGAAAATATGCCAATCCTTCAGCACGCCATTCTGATTGATCTCTACCGTCCCTGAACCAATTCCGCCTAGGGCCATTCCATTTTGCTGCATCTTCCTGTTAATAATCGTTTCCATGATTTCATTGATCCCTCCTGTTGATCAAATTATAGTCCTGATGAACGTGAAGGGATTATACACAGAATTTGCAGAAATATGGACAAATGTTAGTTTTTGAACGCTAGATTGGACTGCTAGACTCAACCAAGTAACGGGGCAGATTTGTGGATAGTTGTTTGAAATTGTTAGGTGAAAGGAATTTGTTTCATTGATCTCGAATCCTCTACAGCAAACGAGTGTTGGAGGTACAAATGATAAAATTTGCGGTTATAACAGATATACATGGAAACAGCCCTGCATTAACGGCAGTGCTTCGTGATATAACTTCTAGAGGTCTTGATCGCATTTATTGTCTGGGAGATGTGGTCGGTATAGGACCCGATTCTAATGAAGTCCTTGAACTATTGCTTTCACGATCAGATGTTTCTTTCGTAGTAGGAAATCATGATGTAGCGGTAATGGCCGCGTACAATGGTGAGGATGCTCCAATAGGACACGAAAATGAACAGCATCATCACCAGTGGTTGGCTGATAGAATCAATCCAGTGTACATCGAAGCGATGAGCGAATGGCCAAAACAATTAATCGTCAATTATTTCAATAAAGAACTGCTTTTCACCCATTATCACCTCAATCAGGGTTGGTTTTTGTCTATTGAAAAGAACCCCACAACTGAGAATTTAGATCAGCTTTACAAAGAAACCAAGTACAAGTTGGTATGTTTTGGCCATCATCATAGGGTTCATCATTTTGTGTCTAGCCAAAGAGCTTATTTTAACCCAGGAGCATTAGGCTGTTATGATAAGCCCTGCGCAAGATATGGGGTGATTACGTTAACCGAGAATACAATCAGCGAAGAATTAATTGAGGTACCTTACAACAATAAGGAGTTTCTGCAGTCTTATCATCAGCTGCAAGTACCTGAAAGGGAATTTATACTGAAGATTTTCCACGGAGGGCAATTAGCTTAGAGATAGGGTGATAGGGGAGATTAGCGATTATGAGAGAATACTATTACTTCTCCATCGGATTTGAGGATAAAAAATGGGCAGGCGATGAGGAGGAAAAAGCTAGAAGGAACGCATTAGCCAAGAAATTTACAGAGCCGTTCGGAATTCGAAACGGGTTCGCCGGAAAGGGAATAATCGACGGAGACCATCCCATGTTCGATCAATTTTTAGAAACACTTGAACTATATGCGAGAACCAACAACCTAATCTTTAGGGACAACTGTGGATATGAACAGCGGTCTGATGATGCTGAATGGTTCAAATATGTGCCGACGAAAACGGTTGAGTCGATAAGCTACCAAGGGAAATTAATATGTTGCGAAGCTTACAAAATATTGCCGGACATCGACGTTGGTACCGTTCATACGGCCGATCTGGCCGTATCGGAGAAGTTTAAGCGAGTTGTGGAGGAGAACCAACTTACTGGTATTGAGTTTATTTGGTACAAAGACATTGGGAAGTTCGCACCTCCCAAGCAGTGGTACATGCCTGTTGTTACTTCATTCATTGGTAGGGGATTGGATGCCCCTTGGGTCGATATCAATTCACCGCATTTACGAGATAACGAAAAATATGATAAACAATTAGGGCGCAAGAGCGTGACCAGGTTCACGGCGAAGTGTCTGGACCCCAAGGCCAAGCTGCCCAGGCATCTTCTCCAATACTTACAAATTTGCGAGGACTCTTCGTTTCGCTTTCACTTCCATGAGCGGTTAGGAAATACCTCCCAAATACTGATTTTGCATTTGGCTATTTTCCAGGGTGGCAAGGTTTCTACATGAGTAAAAGGGCAAAAGAAGTTCTCATAAGCAATCGATTGACGAGTCCTCATGATAAGTTTGAACCAATCCAGATCGTGGATGAACTACCTGAAGGTGCATTACAGCTAGATGGATCAGAACCACCACCGGACTTCTATTATGGGAGTAGGAGAGATATTGGAGATCTTTCGTTTTCAGAGATCAAGGCTATACATCTACGGGAGAAAGAAGTATACAATCAGACCGAGAAGCCGAAGCAGCTAATCACGATAAAGCATGCTCTCACACTCTTGAATAGAGAGAAGAAGAAACGCCCCGAGGACTTCTGTAAGCGCCTTAGTCACAAAGAGCTATCTACTGCGGTTATAAAACTACCCGTGAACTGGTTAGAACTTTTGAAGATTACCAATGGGGGATATCTTAGTCTGTCCTGTAGCATTGTCCCGTTTCAAACGATAATGTCGTTTAGTGCTGACAAGTTGAAAGAAGGGCAAGAATTGGATGAACTATATCCTGACAATCGTATTTCAGTTGCGGAGCGTGGAGATGGCGACTGGTATGATCTCGTATTAAACGATGATACTATTGAAGATTGCCCCGTTGTACAAGTGACTCACGAAGGCGGTGAGATCATACGGGAATGGAAAGGAATCGCTTTTTTTATTTATGATATGATTTTGGAAGATGATAATAGTTATTAAGCTAACGGGACACGTTAGTTAAGTAAACGACCAAGAAGAAGCTGCCCCGGAACTGACCGGCAGCTTCTTTTCGATTTTTCTTGAAGTAACGATGCGCAGATTAGTTCAGCGAATTAAAGCTTGAAGCGATAGTTTCTTCAACGATCAATAGTTAGTGGGTATATGTGTAGATGTTATTAGATGCTATGATTTATTTGCATTAGTGAAAATAGTTCATTTGCAATAGTATGGAAGTATAAGGATGATGATTTACGTTGATGTAATTGCTATTCAACAGATTTTAGCCACGATAACCGGAGGTGGTTCTAATTGAGTTGGACACAGCATTTGGTATCAACTGATCGAGGGGTTTTTGAAGTCTTTACTGCTGGAGAAGGTAACCCAATCTGCGTAACACATTACTATTCAGCTTTTATGCAACGCGGTAACTATTTTGCAGATCAATTCATTTCGTGTGGTACGGTTATATTAGTTAACTTAGAAGATTGTGGCAATTCAGACAAGGCTAAAGACGAATTTGAATTTGACATGAATGAAACAGTTGACGATCTTGAGGCAATTCGTTCTGCGCTAGGATACACAAAATGGACATTTGCAGGGCATTCAACTGGAGGTATGTTAGGGCTAGTTTATGCAATTCGATATGGAGGATTTCTTAATAAGTTGGTTGTTGCTGGAGCCGCTGCTTCAAACAATTATATGGAATCCAGACAAAGTATCTATAGTCGTAAAAATCCTCGAAATGCCCGGCTTCTCGAAATCTTCTCCATCTTGCAGTCGACTGAGTCTTCTTTAGAAGTAAAAGTCCAAGCAGGGAGAGAATGGACGGAGATGTCTCTTCATTATCCTGAAAAATGGGATGAATATTTCAATAAACCAAGCAGCGGTAAAACGATTCAAAGCAGGTTGGATTATTACAACAAGATCCTTCCTTCATTCGATATTAGAGCGACACTCTATAAAATCGAAACTCCTACTTTAATTTTATGTGGCAAATTCGATGCGCAATGTCCCCTTGATTCTTCAGCGGAAATACAGCAGTTAATTAGAGGATCCAGGCTTCATATTTTTGAGGAAAGTAATCATTGCCCACATATAGAAGAGCCCATGTTGTTTAAAAGTGTTATTAATTATTTTTTGAACTAACGGGCACGTTAGCTGCATGACAACTAGGTGAGAGCGGAATGTGCTCACCTTATTTATCTGACCCAAAACTAATTGCAAATGTCTTGAAAGAAGGAACAACTTTGAGCTCTATAAAGATGTCTAACCTAACCTTTCTACTCCTTTTCATTTTAATAGTCTCTGGATGTGTCGAAAGCAATAACGATGGTATAAACGATAACGCAATTAAAAAGGATGGTTCGTCTATGTGGAAAGATTATATAAATACATTTACGCAAGAGTACACATTCAATCCCCCCGCTAACGAAAATGAAGTAGCTCAGATAAGCGAGAAGCTTGGTGTTGTATGTCCTGATGAATTGATAGGGTTACTCCTTGAAACAAACGGAATTGATCATGAGTTTGGTTATCCCTTGATTTATTCAACGTTACAAATTGTAGATAGAAATATAGAAGAGAGGACTTCCGAAGACAACAAGGAAATAGGACTATCCTATGATGACATGCTGCTATTCTCTGATGCAGGAAATGGTGATTACTTCGGTTACATTATAAAAAATGGGGTTGTCCAAGAGGGAATTTATGTTGGAGACCATGAAGAAGGCAGCAGAACGAAAGTAGTTTCATCACTTAGAGAATTCATTAAAGGTTGGACTACTATCTAGTATAATAGTTAAACATTATTTTTGCGGCAATTAAGTGATCTTGACACGACGTCAGCCGGCGAACGATCATCCGTCGCTTCGCTACGGGCAGTTTGGTTCCAATATAATGATAATGATTTATTTTGGGACGAATGGTAAAAAGGAGAAGTGAAAATGGAAAATCATAAATTATTGATTTTATAAAACAAGACCTAGAAGAAATAACTAAAGATAATTTTGAACTAATAATTGATTCTAGATTGGCAGAAGGAATCCTAAAAGATCTACCGATTATCGGTAATCTATTCAGCATTATTACTACAAGCCAAAATATAAAAGATTGGTTTTTTGCTAAGAAAATTTATAGATTTTTAGCGGAACTCGATAAAGTTGAGTTGAAACATCGAAATAAATTTATTGACGAGTTAGATAACGCGGGGAAGAGACAGAGACAGAAAGTTGGAGAGGAATTAATAATTATTCTTGATCGATTGGATCATCTTGAAAAAGCTGATTATCTAGGAAGGCTCTTTAAGGCATACATACAACATGAAATTAACTATCAGGACTTTTCTTTAATGAGTTCAATGATCGAGAGAATATACAAAAATGACCTTATATCTTTAGTTAATAATGAAATTAAAAAGGAACAAGAACAACGATTATATAGTTTAGGACTCTATTCAAGTCGTGTTGTACAAGCAGGTGGTTTTTTAGGGGCTCAAATGGGCGAAACAGCAACAGTAACAATTTATACTATAAATCGAACTGGTAATCAATTTATTAAAGTAATCAGATCGTCATTAAACTAACGGGCACGTTAGTTCAGTTGGACAATGCCAAGCAACCAATCACAAGCCAAAAGTGCCCAACTTTGCTAAATAGCAAGGTTGGGCACTTTTTATTTGAACCGTACGATGATCTGTGGTTTTGTTACCGATAAACAACTCTATTTTTCAATATGGACTTATTATTAGTACAAATTAATTAACTTCATTTTCACGATGTCTACCGCAGTACCACTAAAATCTCCTACAGAGTCAGATTTATTTTTTTCTAGGATGATAGATAAGTGGACGCTGTGGCATCTATGACAATAGAACCGCTCATCTGTAGAACGAATCTATATTTGAGAGGATGGAGGATAACGAGAATCGTAAACTTACCGAACAGTCGTACCGCGGCACGTTGATGGATAATCGCAGCTATGCCCTGTGGTTCGTAAGAATCATAATATAATATGAGGAAATATAAGATGAAGGAGTGGGACTATGGATGCCGAGTTGACTTTTCAAAAGGATTTGAAGCTAATCGCATTACATATCGTTTGTCCTTTTTCGGCTATGCAAACCGAGATTCCGGAGGGATTTAATAGACTTAAATCAAGATTAGGTGAGATCCATAATCGGTTAGATCATACCCAAATAATCGGTTTTTACCCTCAATCCTCCGATTCTCCTGATATGGATAATTGTCATTATTACTTAGGTGTTGAGGTAGCAAATAACGATGTTGTTCCTGAAGATTTGATGAGTATTACAATTCTTTCCGGGCAATATGTTTCTTATATGCACAAAGGTTCTCTGGAATCGTTTGGTGCGGCGTATGCGACCGTCAACTCATATATAGAAGACCATGGTTTTTTTAATAATCTTTCTCGTCATGTCTTAGAAGTCAAAAATATAAACAACGACTTACATAATAGGCTGAAGGAAGACAACGAAATAACGCTAATGATACCAGTAAATTCGAACTAATAGGAGGTTTTTTCAATGGCAGAAACAATGATTAACAGCATCTCATTACTACAAATTCCAGTTAAAAATCTTGATGAATCTATGGAGTGGTACATAAGTAAATTAGGCTTTGAGCTGCATTTTAAAAGGCCGGATAATAAAATGGCAATCGTTGCACCCCCTTCGGGTCCGTCGATCTTTCTGTGTGAAAGAGAAGTGCACGAGGGAATGATGTCGGTTGTAATCGGATTTGAAGCAGCGGATATCGTAGAGTTGCTGTCCGACCTTAAGCGTAAAGAAGTGCAAATTGGCGAGGTAAGAACAGACAGAGGGGCAATAAGAACCGAATCCGGAGAAACAGAGATCCTTGGTATGGATTTCGATTTCTATGACCCTAGCGGAAATATGTTTGTGGCTCATGGCAAATCAAATTTCGTAGAGTAGATTTCTCTCGACGGCAGCCTTAAAGAGGATAGCATGATTTCAACAAATAGGAGAATCGCTATGAGTAGAGTCGGAATCTTTCGTGAGGACGTCAGAAAAACGAATAAACAATTTTACTCTTTGAAAGATAAGGAAACGACGGTTTATGAACTCCCATCCATGCAAGTGCTGACAACCTCGGGGATGGAGGAACGCGATATTTATCGGATGTTCGACTACTCGGGCATTTGGACGATGGGACGGTTCATTAACCGGGTTAAATCCTATACGAAAAGAGAGCTTGGCAAAAACTTCAGCAGAATGCCGATCGAGGTAGAGTGGGGAGCGGTTTCGGGATATCGGGCAATGATGTGGGTTCCCGGCTATATTACGCAAGATATCTTCGAAGCAACGATGGCAGATTTGCATACTAAGTTTAGCAACGCCGAGCCCAGTATGGCTTTGACGAGCTTGCCTCCGAGGCGGTGCGCACAACTGCTTCATATCGGCCGGTATGAGTTTATCGATTCTACGAGGAAACAATTGACGGAAAACCTGCAATCGCAAGGGCTTCGTTTAATTGGAGGTTCGCAAGAAATCTTCATTAACCACCCGCATTGCAACCCGCCGGAGAAGCTCAATATTTTGATCAGGCAAGAGGTAGAAGTCGAGTGGGATTGAGAGGCAGTGTCAGTGTAATCATACAGAGCATGGCGAGCTAAAGCCGTGACTCTGTATTTTTTTGATTTCAAGCGTTATTAGGTTTTTGAGAATTTTGAACATATTGGTTTTATTTTCCTTTGATATAATAAAAGTCAATAAGCCTCATAAAGCGGGTGAGTGAGTGAGATGAGTTATGTGGATTCCGTGCAAAGGGCGATCGACTATATCGAGGCGCATTTGGGAGAGGAACTGGACCTCGCAAGCCTTACAGAAGAGTCCCACACTTCGGTTGCCCAAATGTATCGGGTTTTCTATGCACTTACCGGGCATCCCGTCAAAGACTACATACGCAAAAGAAGAATAAGCGTCGCCGCCGATCACCTTAGAAACTCGAAGCGCTCAGTGGAGGAGCTCGCATGGGATAGCGGTTTCGAGTCGTATCATTCGTTCGCGAAGGTGTTCAAAAAGATCGTCGGATTAACTCCGGCCGGATATCGCCAGGCAGACATTTACTTTAGCTTCGAACCGATTCGCCTGCGCGAGCAGGTCTCCTACATGGAAGATAGGGAGCAGACGGAACGTTTTCCCGACGTCAAAGTAATTCGTTTCATGCCAGGGAAGGTTTACACCTATCTGCACGTAGCCAAGCGTGAAGACGGAATGGAAAATGAGGCATTTCGGGTTGTTAGCGAGAAGCTGGCAGCAGGCGTGGCTGGTATATCCACAAAGGTAAGGATCTTCGGTCACAATGTCGATCTTCCCAAAGTAGACGGAGTAGAGTGGTTTGGTTACCGCGTGCTTATCGTCAGCGAAGATAATCGTATCCTGAGTGGCAGCAGCGACTTTACGGAAGAACCATTCGGCGGCGGGCTTTATGCGATAAGA
This window harbors:
- a CDS encoding GH116 family glycosyl hydrolase translates to METIINRKMQQNGMALGGIGSGTVEINQNGVLKDWHIFNLGQWASREAKKYQLENLYDYDTNVMPFYIRTKQGTDIPKFRKLSHDTDAGEFRSMMYSWHKEVKEIRYHASFPISELSYLDESLPVTIRSEFTSPFVPLNSRVSGTPGFYATFSIENITDEDVEVSLLGKLKNPINRGLNNRELRNRLHKSDDRISITMSSDSNGSQQQNGSICFSVDGGETSYIQGDFASYFANFVLGGDFGVTEQSYLFDFRETGKLPNLGSETFPSHIADLSDDELDRLNDLQIEELLSQVLEIASSKPPYQRIMEIDQALLADRVGKMKFIRVIRKQMNTIRNDAEGYEAWGDAALCSNITLRPGERKEVSFIVSWYFPNHFSDHGSFVGHMYTNWFQDAKEVNDYMSANSSDILHQVRRFANELTSSDTHHSFVNNWTNQLNTVTKCSWWSKQGDFAIWEGYGSCGFHTMDITYQGSFNLLALFPDLQLGQMELGAKFQREDGRVHHFFTPDFCSVDNGFDRVDMNPQYVLLVCRDYLWTGDIEYVRRLWDSIVMAMDSIEKLDLDGDCLPDTETGSNTYDAWHFRGTPSYICSLWLAALLAAARLADDLGEQQLKSKWQNMLEIGKQNFERKLWNDEYFSLWVDGEVRDECCMADQIDGQWYAQLIGLGNFIPEHLTQQALKAIFKHNYHTETGLINAVYPKQAKPTLYTHRNVQAEANWSGIEFSFVSALMEYGYVDEAIELSQNVDQRYFHAGRIFNHEECGDHYYRAMAGWAILLSAAGFKLDVPRSTVSFVPPAESIQAPWFAPTGYGRFIKKPDTFELQCTVGEISFQTLVLNIKPIEQVHLNGEKMNFEFVKNADHTIIKFDQIITLKPDMILFACQEAQ
- a CDS encoding metallophosphoesterase family protein, whose protein sequence is MIKFAVITDIHGNSPALTAVLRDITSRGLDRIYCLGDVVGIGPDSNEVLELLLSRSDVSFVVGNHDVAVMAAYNGEDAPIGHENEQHHHQWLADRINPVYIEAMSEWPKQLIVNYFNKELLFTHYHLNQGWFLSIEKNPTTENLDQLYKETKYKLVCFGHHHRVHHFVSSQRAYFNPGALGCYDKPCARYGVITLTENTISEELIEVPYNNKEFLQSYHQLQVPEREFILKIFHGGQLA
- a CDS encoding SMI1/KNR4 family protein; translation: MSKRAKEVLISNRLTSPHDKFEPIQIVDELPEGALQLDGSEPPPDFYYGSRRDIGDLSFSEIKAIHLREKEVYNQTEKPKQLITIKHALTLLNREKKKRPEDFCKRLSHKELSTAVIKLPVNWLELLKITNGGYLSLSCSIVPFQTIMSFSADKLKEGQELDELYPDNRISVAERGDGDWYDLVLNDDTIEDCPVVQVTHEGGEIIREWKGIAFFIYDMILEDDNSY
- a CDS encoding alpha/beta fold hydrolase, which translates into the protein MSWTQHLVSTDRGVFEVFTAGEGNPICVTHYYSAFMQRGNYFADQFISCGTVILVNLEDCGNSDKAKDEFEFDMNETVDDLEAIRSALGYTKWTFAGHSTGGMLGLVYAIRYGGFLNKLVVAGAAASNNYMESRQSIYSRKNPRNARLLEIFSILQSTESSLEVKVQAGREWTEMSLHYPEKWDEYFNKPSSGKTIQSRLDYYNKILPSFDIRATLYKIETPTLILCGKFDAQCPLDSSAEIQQLIRGSRLHIFEESNHCPHIEEPMLFKSVINYFLN
- a CDS encoding SMI1/KNR4 family protein; translated protein: MWKDYINTFTQEYTFNPPANENEVAQISEKLGVVCPDELIGLLLETNGIDHEFGYPLIYSTLQIVDRNIEERTSEDNKEIGLSYDDMLLFSDAGNGDYFGYIIKNGVVQEGIYVGDHEEGSRTKVVSSLREFIKGWTTI
- a CDS encoding GyrI-like domain-containing protein — encoded protein: MDAELTFQKDLKLIALHIVCPFSAMQTEIPEGFNRLKSRLGEIHNRLDHTQIIGFYPQSSDSPDMDNCHYYLGVEVANNDVVPEDLMSITILSGQYVSYMHKGSLESFGAAYATVNSYIEDHGFFNNLSRHVLEVKNINNDLHNRLKEDNEITLMIPVNSN
- a CDS encoding VOC family protein encodes the protein MAETMINSISLLQIPVKNLDESMEWYISKLGFELHFKRPDNKMAIVAPPSGPSIFLCEREVHEGMMSVVIGFEAADIVELLSDLKRKEVQIGEVRTDRGAIRTESGETEILGMDFDFYDPSGNMFVAHGKSNFVE
- a CDS encoding GyrI-like domain-containing protein encodes the protein MSRVGIFREDVRKTNKQFYSLKDKETTVYELPSMQVLTTSGMEERDIYRMFDYSGIWTMGRFINRVKSYTKRELGKNFSRMPIEVEWGAVSGYRAMMWVPGYITQDIFEATMADLHTKFSNAEPSMALTSLPPRRCAQLLHIGRYEFIDSTRKQLTENLQSQGLRLIGGSQEIFINHPHCNPPEKLNILIRQEVEVEWD
- a CDS encoding AraC family transcriptional regulator, translating into MSYVDSVQRAIDYIEAHLGEELDLASLTEESHTSVAQMYRVFYALTGHPVKDYIRKRRISVAADHLRNSKRSVEELAWDSGFESYHSFAKVFKKIVGLTPAGYRQADIYFSFEPIRLREQVSYMEDREQTERFPDVKVIRFMPGKVYTYLHVAKREDGMENEAFRVVSEKLAAGVAGISTKVRIFGHNVDLPKVDGVEWFGYRVLIVSEDNRILSGSSDFTEEPFGGGLYAIRKVAALSPKIVQDGWNRLLSEWLPKSTFEIGTHQYIEEFIAYNGKVTRMNLCLPVERKQRSEPIEIVERTTVKAYFCREYGTEAGPGAEEQLINWYEKNSNDNQGIVDAKYYMSYHYGTKDSENYWWENGILVAESEAEGIEGLEQKLMGTGWYACCVSKTYGLLTGVLEKMHRWISTNAEYWLDEERQWFAEYHTFPGTDIERDSIVKVYIPIG